Genomic segment of Panicum virgatum strain AP13 chromosome 2K, P.virgatum_v5, whole genome shotgun sequence:
CACCTCCTTTTTATGGTCACTGTACGTTACTTTGCTCCCACTCGGCTATCAAAGCGGCGACCACCGtcgtttatttatttatttttaactcTCGACCGTGGCGTCGTTGCGTCGATACCAGACGATGAGCGGCACGCTTGTCCTCGCGCCCTTGAAGGCGCGTACCGTCCGGTCCATCTGCCTTGGCAGGGCGTgttggttgggggggggggggggggttcgagGGCTCCTCGGCTACCTGTCAACCTTAGGCGCACCCCAGCGGACGGGCCACCGCGGCGTAACACACGGGTAGGAGAAACGCCACCACGGTCCACGCAGGTAAATACCGCTGCTCCTGCGCAGTCGGCAACCACGCGCGCCCACCTGCGTATGTACGTACGCGTCCGTATACTACCATCCCCGCAGTCCGCCCACCTGCCATGACATCACGCGCGCATTAACATCTCGTAAACGAGAAGCGTGTTTCTACCCTGACTAAGGCTGTCCGCAGTAGGTACTGGGAACCATCCGGTACCCGGTACTCCAGTATGGGAGTAGTGTTTTTCCAAGCAGCGGGGGACGCTAAACCATACGGCACGGTGGCATTTGGGCGCGGGTACTGGATTCCCAGGGGAGGGAGCGGACGGATGGTAAACACCACGTTGACCTGCTCCTTCCGCCACTGCCAACTGCCCCGCCTTCGCGCCGGGCCTCGAAATGGAAGAGAGGTAGGGAGCAGTACCGCTGGCCCCCGTAggcggagcagcgccgccggccaccgtggccgaaagagagaaagagatctctggagagagaaatagagaacgGCGGATGCGTGGAGTCCGCCGAGGGGGCCGAAGAGGGAGGGGCCGGCTTGGAgggaggagctccgccgccgcggccggcgcttGCATGAGCTCGAGCTCTGCTGCCGCGGCCGGAcgaaggagggaggaggcggtggaggccAGATCCGGgagcgagggaggagggcgccggTCCTcgtgcggcgccgccggcgggcttggggaggaggaagggcggcgaggaggccgaggtagagggaggaggaagggcggTGAGGAGGCCGAGGTAAGAGGAGAGGTTCGGGGCGGTGGAGGCTGAAGAAGCAGATTTGGCCGTGCCGGAGCTCGAGCAGGCAGACCTCGCCCTTTCCCCTGTACGCTCGCCGGATCCGACGACCGAGGGAAGGAAGGGCGCGATGGCTGAGGGATAGAGGAGCGaggaagagagaggggggaggagaggggcgggCGTAGTGGACTGGTGGGAGGGCGGGGggattaaaaaaagaaaaaaatatgatatgTGGGTCCTAGAggctggtagttggtatagaggatACATATAGAGAATGGATGTGTGGGGAAGAACtgaatatagaaaaaaaatcttgatgACTAGGACGAaatattctttttagaggaTGAATTTAAAGTATGACGAGTGCGGACAGCCTAACTGGCGGTAATGGCCGGCCTACTGCGTGTGGCGCCACCACCGGCCGTGCGCTGCCACTGCATCGGCGGCTATCAGGGCGGTCAGGACCACAGTCCACGGACAAACAGGCAACATGCATCCCTTGGCGTCGCCGCGATTGCATTTTTTGCTTTTTAGCCCTTCTCGCAAAAGTTTTTCACATATAGGCCCTTTTCGTAACGAATTGCGAAAATGGACCCTACGGCTTGGTGCCGTAGACAACGGCGCCGAGATAACACATCTCAGCACCATTGTCTGCGATGCTGAGGCGCCACGCCCGCATGCCGACTTGGACGAGCTGTTGCTGACGTGGATCCAGAGCTCGGTGCcacagatcacggcgccgagCTCAGCGCCGATCCCTGGACATAACCAAACTGCCCGACCACCCCCTTtctctccctttctttcttcctcATTCCCACCTCTCGGGTTTTCTCCCTACCCCAACCCGCCAAAACTCCATAATCTAGTTGTTCTACCTTGGAAACATCGATTTGATCCGTAGATCTTCGGAAGGAAGGTACATTCTCTCATGGCGTCAATTTTTACGCATTGTTTCGTTCCGTATTATGTGTATTTTGAAAATAAAGATATGTCATTAGTTAGGGTATGAAGTAATGTGtaatgtgtgtatgtgtgttgtTGAAACGTAGGATGCCAAGGCGTGGTAAGGCTAGTAAACCAAGGTAGGATTCATGGAACTTATTAATTTGTGCCTATAATTCATTTTTACTGTTCACTTAGTATGTCATATATTTTGATTAGGGTTTGTGTGGCAAATGCATATGAACGATTGCCTCTACCTAGCGGTGTTCCTGTGCCGATGTGTTTTTGCGGCGATCCTTTCAAGGTTGCCAAATCCGACGAAGAAGACACGTATCGGTAGAGGTATTGGATGTGTTCGAATTATGCATTTGAGCCTTCGCCTCGGATGATCTGCATTGGATTGATGGTGGGAATTGTCTATTTTGTTGTGCTAACCTGTTTCCTAATTTTTTTATGTGTATGATTAAATGCCAAACATTAAATATTTTGCAGACCCCTCCACCGCTATGTGATTTTGAGCAGGGGATTGATACTGAGATCAAGTAGGAAGACAAAGAATGGATGGAGAAGTTGAAGGGCTGGGATGCAGAGCGCGAGGAGTGGGTGGAGAGCAGGTGCAAAGAGGAGGCAGCAGAGAAGGAGCGCGAAGCAGAGATGCGAATGAGGCATGAAGTTGAGGCAAGGGAGGTCAGAGAGAAAAACCTAGAGTGTGCTCGTCGTGCGAAAGCAGCAATGGAGGAGAATCCCGTTGCTCTGAGGAAGGGGAAGTGGCCTCATTGCATGCAGTAGTATCCTTCAGTTGGTAGATGTATGGACTAGTCTTGGACAAAGTTGTCGAGTATTTCATTTTCAGTGTGTTGTCATGTGGTGGACCATTTGTTATGTCGTTCTGCTGTTAGATGTATCCTTCAGTCATGGACTCGATTTCTTTGTTGTCATGTACTGCATCATGAATTGGATTATTGTGTTGGTGAATTATTCATGTCGGTAAGCAAAGTAATAGGAGGCTGGACAGAAAGTCAAACGAGCTAATACTACTAAAAGCAGGAATGGACGTTGCACAAATTGTCATCACACAACAGTTGCAGTGGCATGTAATTGCACATGTTTCAtaactaaacctaacatgccttagggaattGAAATCACGCCATCACAGAACAGTTGCAGTGGCATGTAATGGCACTAGTGCCATAACTAAACttaacatgccttagggaattTAAATCACGCCATCACACAACATTACAGGAAGTGGCAATGGACTTAGTAGTGTCCCCACATAGAAAACTGAGTTGCGCCTTCTCCATAGTATCCTCCCATgcttggtggcggcggcgggggaggaggaggaggaggtgtagGACCCTTATTCTTGTGATATGGGCACTTGCAATAGGAATCAGTGCAGAGTACCTCCTGTGAATTGGTATCATCGGTGTTGATATCATCTTCCACATTACCGGCGCTCACTTCCCTTTCTAGATCGAAGATACAATTCTGAAGATAGTAGATGTACTCCACATGCGGATGAAAAGGAGGAGGATCGACCCATCTAGCGAACTTGTAGCCTTCCGGAGCCTCGGAAGACTAAAACAGACAAACCCGTGTAAATTTTATAAAACATGAGAAAATTATTGTGTAAAGGAGGAGTGATATCAAGTACCCATGCTCGCGGGCATCTGAAGAAGTGACGACCTTCATCCATCCCCTCGGTCATCATCTGCACTATGCAGTCCTCACCATGCGAACATTTTGGCCACTCTTCTTTGCGATTATTGTATCCCCTCAGCGGGATGTTGTTGCTGAACTCAGATTTGCACTCAACTAGAAACTCATATACAGCTTCCCCAAAGAAGTTTGGACCAATAGGTCCGTCCCACACAATGTGAGGACCCTTCCTTGCCCCCTTTCCGCTCGCACGGCCTAAACCCTTTCCACTAGAAGACCCTCCAAACATGACAGCATCAATTGAGCTGTTGGCTTTAAGTTGCGTCTCAACCGATGCGTGTATATATAGGCGAAGGTGTGTTTAGTATTAGTTCAGAGGAGACGTAAATGTATTTGAAAAGCCTACTTAGTATCACTGAAAAGTCTATTGCGAAGGACGCTGAAAAGGCTACTTAGACGTGTCTGTACTTTTCTGAAACATGTTTCGCAGAGGATTAGACAGTACAGGCaagtgttgtcacatctttctGCAAATGGTACATATAGGTGTACTGCAAAGCTGGAAGGACGCTGAAAAGGCTAGACTTGTGTTGTCACGTCTGTCTGGGAAAAAACTTGTATATGCCGTAGTAATTAACAAATATGATATTACTTGCAATAATTTTTCCATATCACAAATCATCTAGGTTGAATTTTAGGttgaattttaaaataaattcatTTAGGTTGAattttgactataaataaattcATTTAGGTTGAATTTTAAAATATGATAGCGATGTAACTAGATTCATCTCGAAATGTAGTTTTGTAAAAGTATATATATTGActatatttcataattttttatagaaaaaaagaTAGTGGTCACAGTTGTTTTTGAAAATTGTGTCGATGTCTAAAATGACTTCATTTACCAACCTGGAGGGAGTATTTGCTCTTAGATTACTCTGTGTCTGCTATTTTGAAAATATTAACTCAAACGACACTATCGCCTACTTCCAAATTGTTGGCGACTACCATTCCAAAAGTTTAATTTTACTTCGTGATTCTGTATTATTGACATTTGCCATTGCGAAAACACTAGCAAAAAACCCCCAAATTGTAGATGACTACATATGAATATCATGGTCGTGAGGAGAGAAACCAAGAAACATTTCTTTGCGCAAAGCTACGACTATACTAGAGAAATTCTAGAAAGGCGACATTATCAACATCTATGTATGCATCACATCAAAATCTTAAATCACATGTTTCATAAAGTTTCGATATCCATGCAGGTGCCAGCAATAAACAGAAAAAATTATGTAatttaaatcacggaaaaaattcgcaaggGCTTCCCTTGTTTTACGaacattatggaacccacaaacatagcAAGTGCACATCGATAATAGTAAtggaaacaaatgacaagtataGTATGCCCATGATAAATAACCGACATCCAAACAGTCCAAACAGTCCATAGTGTTGAAACATAAAAAATAACAAGTCCAGACAGTCCATAAAGTTCATATGTACAAACCATTTCACTCCAAATAATCCCTCACTGCCTCCTAGTCCTACCCCTGCCCTTCCCAAGAGCGTCCGTGCCTGGAGTGTAGGCGTCACGAGGACAGCGTGCCTGTGCGCGCAAGGCTGCATCTGCTGTGTCGAAGGAGCATCTTCCAGCTGAGACAATCCAATCTCctcggcttcctcctcctcgaaaGTAGCCCGTGTACCACGGGACGAGCTCTGCAATGGAGGCCATAGAAGTGCCAACACCTGCAGAGGTGTGGGTGAAGCCGTGCACGTCCCTTTGTACCGAAGTCCTGCAACCAAGACGGCTAGCAGCACGGCATAGCCATTTTGCAATTCTCTGTATTGAAACTTTTAGTAAGTGCACAAATTTGATTAATAGGTTGATGTTAATACACATAACCGTTGCGAACTTACTTCAAGAAAAGTGTTCAGTGTGCCCTCGTCCACATCTCATCATGGAAATCTCTCGATGTCGACTATGGTTTGCCTCAGTGAGTTGCCCTGAAAACAACGAAAGGTAGTGGTTACTCGCCATATGTAATCGAATTATGCTAATGATTTTAATTTGTGCAATAATGTAATTGCAAGCTAACATAACACACAATCCAATGGTGGTGCAACGGTGGGTACCCCGGAATCTGCTTCTCTACAGCATTGAGTATACCCTGGTGCCTATCTAAAATGACACAAACCTCCCTGCCAGGGCCTACAACATGTCTCCGAACAAGCCGCAAGAACCATTCCTAGCTGTCTTTGTTCTCCCTCTCCACCAAAGCAAATGCCAAAGGAAGCAATGAATTGTTAGCATCACATGCAATGACTATCAATAGTGTGCCCATATACTTGCCCAGGAGGAATGTACCATCAATGGAAAACACCGGACGACAATGCCTGAAGGCCTCCACGGACTAGGGAAAACACCAGAAAGTAGGGAAGAATATCTGTCTCCCGTTCCTCCATTCATCCGGCTTTGGGATGTTCTCATAATGCATGCCTGTATTTGCTGTTTTCATTGCATTAAACAGTGCTGGCGACTTCTCATAAGCCTCCTCCCAGTCCCCATATATCATCTTCCAGGCCCGTTGCTTTGCCCGCCATGCTTTTCTGTACTTTATCTTGTAATGAAATAGCTTCTCATTCAATTCAATAATTGACCTAAACTTCATGTTGGACTACTCCTTTAATATTGAGTACAACCTTGATGCAATGAGGGTAGATGTTAGCTGTCGATGTCTCTATTCTAGCTCTTCCTCGGCACAAGTGTGTGGTCCTACAACCTTTGTGATCTTGAACTTTCTCGTGACCTTCTGTTTCCGAGCACAGACCCGACAATTGCAATTTGCCTTGTTGCACACCATTGTGTAACGTCTCTGCACATAAAAATGCCTAACCTTGAAAGGCCTTTTCCGTTTCACTGAATACTCCTGCAACCACCTCGGCAGTGTAGGCAAGTCCCTGAACACAATGCCCTTCTTAATTTCAACCACTTCGTCATCACCATGCTCACGGCACTGTAGCAGCTCATCTTCTCTTCCTTCTGCATATGCCTTGTCAAGATTCCTGTCATCGCtaaattcagaaacttctggaTCAATATCAGGACAAACAAGTCTGATGAGCTCTCTATCTTCTGCGCTCAATGGGGGTAGAGGACCGTCATCATCTGAATCTACAGCTCTAACAATGTCATAAGGCTCCTCTTGATCAGGAATCAAGCATTCCACACTATTAGAGCCCCGCACAGTATTGACTGGTGGAGGGTCTGGAGGAAAACCAATATTATGAGGGCCCTCTCCTGCATTTAAGCCACATATAGAAAAAGGCATTGGTACCAAGAAATGGAATCAAGGCTCAAATCGAAATGGAAATGAAAATGTTTAACAAAGTCACGTACTTGGATGGTCTTGACTCATAGGAATCTCCTAAGGAGGCATACCAACATCAAGAAAAATCCCAACTTGATTCGGGCAAGATTGCGCATCAGGGACCCGAACCACATCTTCAACATCGATATGAGTGTTGGCTAACGGCAGTTCTGCGACTGCCAGATTACCCCGTTCTTGCGATAGCACATGAGGGTTGGATGCTCATTACGGGTTGGACACACTGGAGGGTGGGATCATTTGACACCTTCCGCATAATCAAATCTAAACATTGGATCTCATTCTTCATGACAGTATTGACATACCTCTTCCCACTCAATCTCTGATGCAATCCTGACATACCAAGATCTGCGGTGCCGAGCTCGGCGCCAAGATTCACGGCGCCGAGCCTCGACCACGTCAGACTCCAGGTCACCCAGCTGGTTGAGCGGGCATGGCACCTTAGCACCGCAGACTATGGCGCCGAGACGTGTTATCTTGGCGCCATGGTCTACGGCGTCGAGCCCCAGGGTCCATTTCCGCAAATCATTACGAAAAGGGCCTATATGTGAAAAACTTTTACAAAAAGGGCtagaaagcaaaaaaaaaagcagtcgCCGCGAGTTAAGGCACGTACGCGCATATACGGCGGTGCTGGCTGATCAGTGAGCGCGCCACGAAGGATCTCAACAATCGATCTCCGatattatgtttttttttttcgtttttggAAACAACACAACACGTTTGCAGCAGCCCCAGTTTTCCTTTCACGGCCTCGCGGGTCTTCTGCCGGTTCTGCGTGACTCCGCACCCTGCTGCATGCACCACGGTCCACGGCACCCCCCGCCAGATTCTGCATGCACCCAATTAGTGGTGGGCCCCAGCATCCCATTCCCAAAGTGGCCGCCGTGAGGCCACGCGTTACTACATGCACTTCTGCACCACGGCGAGATTACGCATGCGCCCCAGGTGGTGGTGGGCCCACCATCCCATTCCCTTTTGACTTCCTCAAATCCAATGTTTAGAGgatctccagcagtttggcaaatcgagttgccatctttggtttttggcaaaaacgttaaaaatactccgCCAATAatttggcaacttgggaaaaaccagcctccaacgcgtaaatatacgcgcgcggcgcgcggttggcatctTGGTTTCTAGttaggtgg
This window contains:
- the LOC120695892 gene encoding uncharacterized protein LOC120695892 yields the protein MFGGSSSGKGLGRASGKGARKGPHIVWDGPIGPNFFGEAVYEFLVECKSEFSNNIPLRGYNNRKEEWPKCSHGEDCIVQMMTEGMDEGRHFFRCPRAWSSEAPEGYKFARWVDPPPFHPHVEYIYYLQNCIFDLEREVSAGNVEDDINTDDTNSQEVLCTDSYCKCPYHKNKGPTPPPPPPPPPPPSMGGYYGEGATQFSMWGHY